One genomic window of Monodelphis domestica isolate mMonDom1 chromosome 1, mMonDom1.pri, whole genome shotgun sequence includes the following:
- the MTHFD2 gene encoding bifunctional methylenetetrahydrofolate dehydrogenase/cyclohydrolase, mitochondrial: MAAPAAFALKGPWAARLLRSAINLSCRSLHISAARNEAVVISGRKLAQQIRQEVRHEVEQWVALGNRRPHLSVVLVGEEPASHSYVLNKTKAAADVGISSETILKPASISEEELLDLIGKLNEDDGVDGLLVQLPLPEHIDERRVCNAVAPEKDVDGFHVINVGRLCLDQSSMLPATPWGVWEIIQRMGIPTRGRNVLVAGRSKNVGMPIAMLLHTDGRHERPGGDATVTISHRYTPKEQLKKHTILADIVVSAAGIPNLITADMIKEGAAVIDVGINRVRDPVTAKPRLVGDVDFEGVRKKAGYITPVPGGVGPMTVAMLMKNTIIAAKKLLKTGEQEAVKAKALAAASS, from the exons ATGGCGGCCCCGGCAGCCTTCGCTCTGAAGGGCCCGTGGGCGGCGCGGCTTCTGCGGTCGGCAATCAACCTCTCTTGCCGCTCTCTGCACATCTCAGCGGCCAG GAACGAGGCCGTCGTGATTTCTGGGAGGAAGCTGGCACAGCAGATCCGGCAGGAGGTCCGGCATGAGGTGGAGCAGTGGGTGGCTTTGGGCAACAGAAGGCCCCACCTGAGCGTGGTCCTTGTCGGCGAGGAGCCGGCGAGTCACTCGTACGTGCTCAACAAGACCAAGGCAGCGGCAGACGTAG GCATCAGCAGTGAGACCATCCTGAAGCCGGCCTCCATCTCCGAAGAGGAGCTCCTGGACCTGATCGGCAAGCTCAACGAGGACGACGGCGTGGACGGCCTTCTGGTGCAGCTGCCTCTCCCGG AGCACATCGACGAGCGACGGGTGTGCAACGCCGTGGCCCCGGAGAAGGATGTAGACGGCTTCCATGTGATCAATGTGGGCCGCCTATGCCTGGATCAGAGCTCCATGCTGCCCGCCACGCCGTGGGGCGTCTGGGAGATCATCCAGAGGATGGGCATCCCCACCCGCGGCAGGAATGTGCTGGTGGCCGGCAGGTCCAAAAACGTGGGCATGCCCATCGCCATGCTGCTGCACACGGACGGACGGCATGAGCGACCTGGAG GGGATGCTACCGTGACCATCTCTCACCGATACACTCCCAAGGAGCAGCTGAAGAAGCACACGATTCTGGCAGACATTGTGGTGTCAGCCGCAG GCATTCCTAATCTGATCACAGCCGACATGATCAAGGAGGGTGCTGCGGTCATCGACGTGGGCATCAATCGGGTCCGAGACCCCGTCACGGCCAAGCCCCGGCTGGTGGGAGATGTGGATTTCGAAG GAGTGAGGAAGAAGGCCGGCTACATCACGCCCGTGCCCGGCGGCGTGGGCCCCATGACGGTCGCCATGCTCATGAAGAACACCATCATCGCTGCCAAGAAGCTGCTCAAGACCGGCGAGCAGGAGGCCGTGAAGGCCAAAGCGCTGGCCGCGGCCTCCTCCTAG